TTTCTGGAGGCGACCATATGACATGGTTTTTAAAACAACGTATATTTCAACTTGCAAATATTTTTCGCGGTTTTGCACCCTAGTAAGTACGTAGGATAATAATTCCTGTGATTTGTATTTTTAGGTCTTCCGGAATCAAATTTGAATCGAATTGACGACAGCTTCATATGCACATCTATGGGAAACCCTCTCCCCGGAATAAAGTGGGAAATCGGAGGAGTTAGTTTGGAAGAAAACTCATTTTTATCAACGCCGGAAATCGAAGAAATTGACCGTTTTAACGTGAAATCTACGATTTCCATAATAAATTCAACTCTATGCTTCGGTgacgaaaaattaaaatgtttaacATCGAATAGTAGGGGCACAGATGAAGAGGAAATTACCATTAACTCTGGTGataattttatgatttatattccaaaattaaattctcgagttaaaatcatttttcaagtaAAATAGCTTACAGCGTATGAATTTAAGAATTGGATTCGACACATGGCCACAATCGCTATTTGAGTCTCCTTTTTAGAGGGCTATTGTACTTCCCTGCAGATCCACTATGATGGAAATACGTTTTTCAAATGGCTTCAACTGTGTTATTATATctaatgaaattaataaatatttatgatttataCAGAAAACATCGGTATTTATGAAAACAGCTATCTTGCATTTTCGGTGGAAAATCAAACGTTCGATGAAGCCAAACTGCAATGTAGTGGTTCCCTTGTCACCGTAAAAACACAGGAAAAGCAAAACGCCGTCACAGATTTAGCAGATCTATTTAGTGTAACCGGtaataaaaatggattttttgAACTGTGATTAAACTTCAATCTTGGTATTGTGTTAACTCCTGCAAACTAGGCCAATCATTAAAAACTTAGAAGCTGTAAAGGTTTTCTTGGCAGTATTTTTGCCAGACAGGTGTAATGCACCATGTATTATCTGAAGGTCTTCGTTACGAAATGTTTAACCACCATTGAAAAGATTATCCATTGACCATCGCGCTGAAAGATAAAAGCGAAAAAGAAGTTTTCGATTTTAATAGCACAATGTGGACTTCTGGCGGCCCTTTTTACCTAAAAATTATTATCAGCTTGGTTAATATATATTTAGGTAAATGTAATACAATGACTTTGATGACTTTCAAGAGCTTTGTATAGATTTTCCAATATTTCTTAGATTTCTACATTGGAGCTCACCTTGAAAACGGTGCATGGAAATGGATCGATAATTCTGATGTAACCAATGTTCAAATCACATCGGGAGGTGGAGAATGTGTCAAGTACTCATACAGTGATACCCATTGGGTACTCGAATCAGTTGATTGTTCAAGTGAACTCAAATATGTGTGTGAAATTCAAGGTAATTTCGagtttatttttaacattttcagCGTCataaattatcaataataaacatTGATTCAATAAATACGAAATGAAACATCTCATAAACATGATCACCGTGGCATAGTGAATTAGAGAGGCTGACTTATTCAAATCGCACATTAATGAACAGGGTGAAATAATTACCCGACTCCACGTCTCGACATTTAAATGGTTAATTATACCATATCTAACCTGATAACCAGACTTCAGGAAGCAACTTGCCACAAAAAGCCTTATACTCTTCCATTTTCCTTCGCAGTAAAGGTGAAAACACGATTGGGAGCAATGCATATAACGTGACACATAAGATACCCAAATTAGAATGTGATCGGAAATCTAAGATATACCCATTCTTGAGTCATGAAACATCTTTAATTGCAACTTTGTCATTAAGATAGCTGACCAAAGAATGTTATTAACGATACCCATTGATGCAGAAAACTAGTAAATGATGTAATGAACACAGTTAGAAACACTTTATAAGTTTTGTCTGGCGCATATTTATCTTGaatatttttctacatatttaacaaatgaaatatagAAAACAACACTCCCCGGGATTTAGAGATGACAGCTTTCGAATGCAACGCCACGAGTTTGAGCGTAACCTGGACAGCTGCTTCGGGAACGACTCAGCAAATTGTACTCAGCCACAACACCTCCATCGTTGAAGAAGAACAGCTTACGTCTAGAGTACACGATAAACAATTCGTTAATTTATCACCCGGTACTGAATACCTTGTAAAGGTAAGTAACCTTCCATTGTGACGCACAACTATAGGTAAAAAAAAGGTTTAACAAATCTGAATATCTTGAAGAATATCACAGTCGCCATTGAAACAAATGCTCAAAAAGTAAAGATAATTTCCAAATTAATTTTCTTCTCCTTTTGTCTTGGTAAGTTGGCCATATTTTACCAGTCCAGAAGTATTTCATCTGgtgtagaatgtagaaaatGATATCGTCTTGTTATCAAAGCTTTCCTAGATTACTTCTGCCACTTCAGGTATGTGTATTCAACGCGTCAAGAGCCAATGCGATATTTGCTTTCCCTAAAGTAAATATGCGATAAGTACATTACGGCTCAAAAGATAAAACGTAATACTTGTAgaatattaacaatattttatgATGGAATTGTTATGTCGAAGCGCTATCAGTTTAAACAAATAGagcaatgctgaaatatatggGCCCGAAAATCGCGTATCGGTCCCGCACAACAGCACCGAATTTGCTGGGAATAATGGCGGCCAAGTCGAGAagtatggaaaaataaaatgtttccatttaattaaaataaaatagtcaaatttttaAGGGAGATAACGGGCCCCATCGGACTCTGAAAGAATTCTGAAAATAGCTTTTTTAGTActaaaaatttagaattggtTGATCCATAGGTGTGAGACAAAGTGTTTTTCTCAACAAAACAATCACACTAACCGTACCTTGTGTTCAAAAATCCGAACCGGACGAGATTATTAAGAATATGGGCAAccattttcaataaaacaaaagtgATTGCCAGACTTACGGCACACTTTCAAATCTCGATATCATGGAAATGATGataggatagaataggatttgcatatttatcccggggagagaaaagccgatacttatatggcgaaccacggcctatcgtccggttaccagtccatatcggATAAGGAATTAGTTAGCCtgatatttgttttcggaaacatggaCCTGCATATGTAAACCCACCAGTAAAATCATCATGAACTTACGAAATTTTACGAtttactttttttaatatttactcGTCGAAAGTGAATTACGGGATACTTTATTGGCTAGAAACTCAGTAATGTGCTTCCTTTAAGGACCTCCGGAGACTCGTTACGGTTCCAACTTTCcaatatgattttattgtttcctcCAACATCTTCTTGTAGCCTTGTTGAGATCTTTATCATTTACATACACAACTACTGGCATCTACTGGTAACGAAAATGAGTTGCCATGGATTGCGATATGATTAGACCACTTTGTTGTCTTTCGTCTTCTTCGCGATTGATTAAAGCAGaaatacctaaattttttttgagtaaAATAATCAATTGTTTCAAGGTATACTCAGTCAATGAATTGTGTCAGAAGGGATTGAATCCTTATATAAAAACAACAGCAGCTACACGTGGTTTACCGGTAGCCCCGAATAATGCAATCATCAATCAGAATGAAGACAACAGCTGTGAAATCACATGGAATTACGATGGAAGTATTGATGATATCGATAACTTTTTTGTAAGTAAAATGAGATACTGTATTAGTGACGCATTTTAGATTTCAGATGGTGGGGAGAAATTCACtggaaaataagaaaaatggacATCATAATATCAAGACGATAAGAGATAAATAAAGGCAGTACAGCAGTGGCCCATGACACCATCGCCGAGATCTATTATCTAGCCATTCAAATACTTCAAATCTAAATTATGAATCGAGAACTACTGGTAATGCTTTCTCAGGGCACGGGGtttgtaatatattaaaaatatcccCAAGCAGTGAAGCTGAATGCAAAAATAGCAACATTTGGGTTGAAATATCAAGccccaaatttaaaaaagtacAAAGAAAGGTTCTAGCGATCTCTGCTCTTATTGGGTACAGAAAATGGGAAATCGGTTGGTTCATTAGTTGTAGAGATTTTTCACAACATCATCAACCCCCAAAACGACAATCATACTCATACATAGGTACACCTCGTGTCCAAATATACTTTTCGATAGTTGAGAAATTATAACTTCCTATTGCTTGCttcctatttatttatttatttttatatatatattcgaatgcTTTTGTAAGGTCAAAGTGACGGAGACAGTCATTGTCGATCCAGACTCCTACTACAACGTCACAATTTCGGAATTCAACGTCACAAAAGACGTCCAAGAACAGAGTATAAGTACGCAAGCTAATACCAACTACGTTGCGGAGGTTTATGCCCAATCATGCGCAGGTGATGACATGAGTGTCACTCCCGTTGGAAAATGTGAAACTCCTATAGCTGGTGAGTTGCTCCAGTAAGTAAATATATGAGGAACAAACTTTCCATGCGTTGGAGTCAATTTTTTTCACCTCTTCAGTGTTAtactgtttattttttttttggttgaatAAGAGTAGAAATTGCGGATTAAACAAAACGCTTAATTTCGGAGTCAAAAATCTTTccaattgatatttttaaagaaTGACGTAAGAGTCGAATTTCAGTTTAAGGACAGATGATGTCACtgcgaatattcgattcgatactTCGTGCTGATCAAGTTATCATTCGTTAGAACATAAATCTTCTTGCctgcactgaattgtctttctAAACTGTTCTTGAATAAATTTTGCCCGCCGCCTTTGTTGATGTATTAAAATAGCGCTTTCCATGCATATATATAAAGTAAGGACACAATTAACAATTCCAAATGTAAATTTGCTTGTATATGTTGTCATAACAATAACACTGTTCTGTTATTTTGTATGGATGCGTCACCTACTGGTGTGGATGAACTACTAAAATAACGATATCTGGTGTCGAAAagttatatttaaattgattttattattttttctccATTTACAAACATGCCCACAACATTTTATACCTGTACTATTTTGTTAATCAGCACCAAGTCACGTGACAGTACCACTGTGGTCGCCACACGAAGGAAATGAAATTTCAACAGCAATTCCACCTGCAGATAACAGAGCGGGACCTGTCAGGTTAGTGGAGCCTTCCATTCAAGAGAAATCGAAGTCTTTGATGGATGATATAAGAAGCATCGAAGTAGATAGctatcggagaccgccgacttatcgatctagcgacgtgtatccttcgctctgactccatagcgacaccgagtgtcacatcactaattaattaataactcgctaattatacgacatatttcatccaagtccgagatatgatgaatgcacatgcaaaatttggagcagattcaacctcgtttTCGTGATATATCGCGTAAAATACGAAAGTgtcaaacagacaaatacctatgaacatacttaccgagcgagatcgataagtaattaacaattttgaaaagctGTTATTTCCAAAACTATGAGAATgatgaaaatcaaaaaatattgaaaaaatgaatgaaattggCTATTTTGAGAATCGGTATTGGATAAAAGTACGAGGCTGGCTGTTTAGGCCATTCCTTTATTATCAAGCCAAACTAAACTTTATAAAAGATGAACAAATCAAATCGAAGGAAAGAAAGTCAAAATCAAAGGTATTCATGGATGACTTACCACAGAGCTGATGTTTTTAATCTATGAAATTCGAAtgtattttcttatttttatagTTGCCAGTTTCTGGTTGTGCGATACATTGCAGAAGGTGATTCACCTCATGTGAATCAGTCAACTTTTCTGGAAATTAAAACAGCAGATGCTGAAAAGATTGAAGTCGGTGAAGAATACTTTGCTTATGCAACAGAAGCGTAAGATTACTTTATTGGAGACGCAGTGTTTTGCTTTGCTACATCGTTGTTGTTTAGGCAACTTTTTGGTGCGAAAAAAAATTGCCACAACTccgtttcaattttttaatacaTATAGATGGTAGTAGTCTCCAGAACTTCATTATTTTTACCTGCCAATAGACGAAAATGTATCAATGTTTAAAACCATGATTGAAAATACGAAAAGGTGTCTCATTTTCAAATTGCCTCTAATATAATGTTACGTTATTGGTCAGTTATTACTGATTAGTCACCGTTATAGAAAtgaacaaggaaatcgatgctcgatGAAACACACCTTCGTTAAAGTAAGATTACATTTTTTCGCCTAATtacgcaaaatttttttccacAGATTGTCATCCACTCTCCAGATAGACATCGGTAACGACTCACAGAAGTCTTCGTGCATACCACTGCCAGCGGAAGGCTCGCGAAGGAAGAGGGATATTGGAAACGGCCAAGCTTTCaggcaaaacaataaaatggaaCAGTTATTTGACacaaagtgtacatatggatcgttttgttaatatgttgttgATGATCGTCGTGGTAAAGTCGTGAAGACTGCAGTACCGGTAGCCTGTTGTGAAAGACTGCCTACCCgtgctacttcgttttggcctttGTATCTATCTCTTGTTTATTAATCAAGCATCGATCTCTTGTTAATTTATCTGATTATTACTGATTTTGGTATTGACAGTATTGAAGAGCCTCGATTTATTGACTCGACTCGATTGGGTGTGAGTCATTATAATCCAAGGAAAAGGAGTTACTCGAGTTATTTATATACAATGACTCGGACTCGTCGTCAACTAACCACCAATGAGATTGAGCGATTGACCCATTTCGAGATCCGGATAACTCGTAACCCGACTCGAAATCTTCAACCCAACATTGGTTATTACTTGAACTCATGACCTTCCTCCGAAAAAATGTGTTCACTCGAGTTTGACGTGAGCAGTTGAACCTAGAATCTCTGCTAACCGGCAACGCTaacattttcattatttttatttttagcgcATGGAATAGAGCACTACCATTTggcatcaaaataatatattatctaataACAACAACGCCTGACCAAAACAAGATTTATTTTGCAAATAGTGAATTTTCGCAAgtatatctcaaagaagaacgtaagtatttattacttttatcattATATTTCTTAACGTATCTCACTATTTTGTATTCTGGTTCCATCTGTCAATATTGAGTGTTCCTGTTTCACTTTAAATTCAAATGGTGTCaattcaaatacataaccattTTACATACGAAATACAGCGctgcagaagtgtg
The genomic region above belongs to Styela clava chromosome 13, kaStyClav1.hap1.2, whole genome shotgun sequence and contains:
- the LOC120333147 gene encoding uncharacterized protein LOC120333147 — translated: MEKYMILLLFLYGCVTGINASCDCEDGGFSCIDESGSVSCSTNSNCSSEKDTEFRLSNLLSQEYPYVGTNVTLKVTLTETSITDIVVSVTNKAIIKNITVDPDNVYPYAINNVSKSDEGSYLFSATGKSEIESACSAITSNIKYVFTVKIFPIDAKIVFTKGINKIMDISVYAKVPTHLWVTRIQLLEDSPHTSNEVILVVTPTLDETTQIGIYKYQVATPQKAVDEGTYKFKAIEFSTTGVQNNYSVDTSFDAYVHSTLIQPDEDKYFTHPGDNVTVQLSITTDLNSYDNVTVVVIKPSGEKEDIALNQEGDDTQVDYTLLGVDDGDAGNYTFVATEYTGEFGNTTYAARVELYVWKISTTLKPKADGNYVALRNEKNSVSCSLIGPQDMSISWWQNETEVSTDDNQIVYQNDSETVLYITENAKYGDVVEYTCRTDEAETTVGIVIEGLPESNLNRIDDSFICTSMGNPLPGIKWEIGGVSLEENSFLSTPEIEEIDRFNVKSTISIINSTLCFGDEKLKCLTSNSRGTDEEEITINSENIGIYENSYLAFSVENQTFDEAKLQCSGSLVTVKTQEKQNAVTDLADLFSVTDFYIGAHLENGAWKWIDNSDVTNVQITSGGGECVKYSYSDTHWVLESVDCSSELKYVCEIQENNTPRDLEMTAFECNATSLSVTWTAASGTTQQIVLSHNTSIVEEEQLTSRVHDKQFVNLSPGTEYLVKVYSVNELCQKGLNPYIKTTAATRGLPVAPNNAIINQNEDNSCEITWNYDGSIDDIDNFFVKVTETVIVDPDSYYNVTISEFNVTKDVQEQSISTQANTNYVAEVYAQSCAGDDMSVTPVGKCETPIAAPSHVTVPLWSPHEGNEISTAIPPADNRAGPVSCQFLVVRYIAEGDSPHVNQSTFLEIKTADAEKIEVGEEYFAYATEALSSTLQIDIGNDSQKSSCIPLPAEGSRRKRDIGNGQAFSAWNRALPFGIKIIYYLITTTPDQNKIYFANSEFSQVYLKEERPPSGNSSNATVIVLSVLAAVVVVALAVIFYLRWRKGKKSRADRGYRFSYRKDTSYDAL